The proteins below are encoded in one region of Flavobacteriales bacterium:
- a CDS encoding glycosyltransferase family 39 protein: MRKYFSLLQSWQTIVFCIALGLFTYTSYRTANLSFTYDESSTVLEYVGRTYAYIFTRAPTATNHLLNSASAKFFSSIFPASEFVYRLPNLLAHLVYMLFSALLVSRLRTAENTFKIFGFVLLNFNPYLLDFFSLARGYGLAACFTMAAIYFLFRYHQSSNRSPLFACLISCSLAVLSNFTLLNFLLAISCFIFIDECFKTYNGRRFSSLVINAGFVLLTVFFLSLIIYSPIHELVSKNELFFGGETGIWQNTLLSVIQKSTYSDDQQKNSLAVLVFLVMLGLSWILALPQVTSRNNFGLKLLLLISIILFGLLAQNMLFGTRFIQERTALFLYPLFISTVIFSIHESTFLHSWVKNTMVGIFAFIMFSNTLASANRNHTLDWSHEADIKFLMHQIENEKRPYQTNFVVDWPYGVSCQFYRELLGYSWLKVVENPSSLPYRIPEEDKLSIDHVDVELVTDTSRPSIKTSIEKRLQFGNGLWLLTHRKPDVTEKVVARKWQSNNEFIDGEEYVTLYNTNLSEAWNTDSLLNFRVTLKLKPKCSSDLSEIWLVCEIDQQRIVVENCSSQKDTNGFHELNAFYRQSRSLHTGYLNIYLFNPQKAKLELTDFEFVSMNLKGFHQPPDQPN, from the coding sequence ATGCGTAAATATTTCAGCCTACTTCAATCGTGGCAAACCATCGTGTTCTGTATAGCGCTCGGTCTCTTTACGTACACAAGTTATCGCACTGCAAACCTATCGTTTACGTATGACGAAAGTTCGACCGTTTTAGAATATGTAGGGCGAACATACGCCTACATTTTCACGCGGGCTCCAACAGCTACAAACCATCTGCTGAACTCCGCGTCAGCGAAATTCTTCAGTTCAATCTTTCCTGCCAGCGAATTTGTTTATCGTCTTCCAAATCTGTTGGCGCATTTGGTTTACATGCTGTTTTCGGCACTTCTAGTTTCCCGCTTACGTACTGCAGAAAACACTTTCAAGATCTTTGGTTTCGTTCTGCTGAACTTCAATCCATATCTACTGGATTTCTTTTCGTTAGCACGCGGCTACGGTCTTGCGGCATGTTTTACGATGGCAGCAATCTACTTTCTCTTCCGCTATCATCAATCGTCCAATCGATCACCGCTATTTGCATGTTTGATTTCCTGCAGTTTGGCAGTACTGAGCAATTTTACCTTACTCAATTTCCTTCTTGCTATTAGCTGCTTCATATTTATTGACGAATGCTTTAAAACATACAACGGCAGACGATTTTCATCGTTGGTCATAAATGCAGGTTTCGTCCTTCTAACGGTGTTCTTTCTTTCGTTAATAATCTATTCTCCCATCCATGAGCTCGTTTCAAAGAACGAACTGTTCTTCGGAGGCGAAACCGGAATATGGCAAAACACCTTACTGTCCGTGATCCAAAAATCCACTTACAGCGATGATCAGCAGAAAAACTCCTTGGCTGTATTGGTTTTCCTAGTCATGTTGGGTTTATCGTGGATCTTAGCATTACCGCAAGTAACTTCTCGAAACAATTTCGGGCTTAAACTTTTACTCCTCATCTCCATTATTCTATTTGGACTGTTGGCGCAAAACATGCTTTTTGGAACAAGATTCATTCAGGAGCGCACGGCACTTTTCCTCTATCCGCTATTCATCTCAACTGTAATTTTTTCCATTCATGAATCAACATTTTTGCACTCATGGGTGAAGAATACCATGGTTGGAATATTTGCCTTTATCATGTTTTCAAATACGCTTGCTAGCGCCAATCGCAACCACACACTCGATTGGAGTCACGAAGCAGACATTAAATTCCTTATGCACCAAATTGAGAACGAAAAGCGACCATATCAAACCAACTTTGTAGTGGACTGGCCTTATGGCGTAAGTTGTCAGTTTTACAGAGAATTGCTTGGGTATTCTTGGCTGAAAGTTGTAGAAAATCCGAGCTCGCTACCGTACAGGATTCCCGAAGAAGATAAGTTATCGATTGATCATGTAGACGTAGAATTGGTAACGGACACTTCACGGCCATCGATCAAAACCAGCATTGAAAAACGCCTTCAGTTTGGCAACGGATTATGGCTTTTGACACACAGAAAGCCTGATGTAACGGAGAAAGTGGTTGCGCGCAAATGGCAATCGAATAACGAATTCATTGATGGTGAGGAATATGTGACGCTGTACAACACCAACCTTAGTGAAGCGTGGAACACAGATTCCTTATTGAACTTTCGTGTTACGCTGAAACTAAAACCAAAATGTTCTTCAGACCTGAGTGAAATATGGTTGGTCTGCGAAATTGACCAACAACGGATTGTTGTCGAAAATTGCTCATCGCAAAAGGATACGAACGGATTCCACGAGCTAAATGCATTCTACAGACAATCACGGAGTCTGCACACGGGTTATTTGAACATATATCTATTCAACCCACAAAAAGCAAAGTTGGAATTAACTGATTTTGAATTTGTGTCGATGAATTTAAAGGGCTTCCATCAGCCACCAGATCAACCTAACTGA
- a CDS encoding TonB-dependent receptor produces the protein MRLFITAVMLIISIGVNAQTGIVSGRIADAKNNEPIPFANVVIQGTTIGASSDLDGKYEIKNITPGLYNVEVSFLGYKSKVEYEVEVFNNKPAQVNFNLEEDSKTLEAVVVKANPFQKKEESPVSLRTIGVNEIQRNPGGNRDISKALQSLPGVASSVAFRNDLIIRGGAPNENRFYLDGIEIPNINHFATQGSSGGPNGLINVNFIREVEFFSGAFPANRGNTLSSVLNFKMKDPRQDRIGGNFTLGSSDAGITIEGPIAKGHSFMFSYRRSYLQFLFQAIGLPFLPTYDDFQLKYKAKINDKNEITVIGLGAIDQFKLNLSDKLDEDQKRLVEILPVNNQWNYALGVNWKNYREKGYSELVVSRNMLNNEAFKYADNIEVDTNLILNYKSQEIENKLRYENNWLDKGWKINYGVLYEFARYNNSTFSKITLPDGSTGTVDFSSAVDIHKWGAFGQVSHSFVQGRLLLSLGARVDGNSYSTQMAKTYETFSPRFSISYAINDQLNLNANVGRYFQLPPYTTLGFRNNSGTLANKDNGLKYIASNHAVLGGEFVTKTGLKVSVEGFFKYWENYPFLVRDSISLANLGADFGVIGNAEVKSDNQGRAYGVEVLVQQKLWKNFYGILAYTWVRSEFQDYKGDFIPSSWDAQHLISLTGGYKFKRNWELGLRWRFTGGSPYTPADEETSAIIPVWNLNRGAIRDYSQLNGERLKPAHFLDLRVDKKWFFKKWALNLYLDVQNVYAFKAQQPPSYVLRKDADGNALIDPNDSSRYQLDKVKNTTGTVLPSFGIIIEI, from the coding sequence ATCTTCTGATCTGGATGGAAAGTATGAGATCAAGAATATTACTCCGGGGCTTTACAACGTGGAGGTTTCTTTTCTCGGATACAAAAGCAAGGTTGAGTACGAGGTAGAGGTTTTCAATAACAAACCGGCACAGGTCAATTTCAATCTTGAAGAGGACAGCAAAACGTTGGAAGCTGTTGTTGTGAAGGCCAATCCGTTCCAGAAGAAAGAAGAAAGCCCTGTTTCGTTGCGAACCATTGGTGTAAACGAAATTCAGCGGAATCCTGGCGGAAACAGAGATATTTCAAAAGCCCTGCAATCATTGCCAGGTGTGGCCAGTTCGGTGGCTTTCCGTAATGATCTTATTATCCGTGGTGGTGCTCCGAATGAGAACCGTTTTTACCTCGATGGCATCGAAATTCCGAACATAAACCACTTTGCTACGCAAGGTTCTTCTGGCGGACCGAACGGGTTGATCAATGTAAACTTCATCCGCGAAGTGGAATTCTTCTCCGGTGCTTTTCCTGCGAACCGCGGCAACACATTGAGTTCCGTTTTGAACTTCAAGATGAAAGATCCGCGTCAGGATCGGATCGGTGGGAATTTCACGCTTGGTTCTAGTGATGCCGGAATAACGATTGAAGGACCAATTGCAAAAGGTCATTCGTTCATGTTCTCATATCGAAGAAGCTATTTGCAGTTTCTTTTCCAAGCAATCGGCTTGCCTTTCCTGCCAACTTATGATGATTTCCAGCTGAAGTATAAAGCTAAGATCAACGATAAGAACGAGATAACCGTTATCGGGCTTGGGGCCATCGATCAGTTCAAACTCAATTTGAGTGATAAACTTGATGAAGATCAGAAACGACTGGTTGAGATACTTCCCGTTAACAATCAATGGAATTACGCACTTGGCGTTAACTGGAAAAACTATCGTGAAAAAGGCTATTCAGAATTGGTCGTTAGCCGTAACATGCTCAACAACGAAGCATTCAAATATGCCGACAATATTGAGGTTGACACGAACCTGATCCTTAACTACAAAAGCCAAGAAATTGAGAACAAGTTGCGTTATGAAAACAATTGGCTCGATAAAGGTTGGAAGATAAATTACGGTGTCCTTTATGAATTTGCGCGATACAACAATTCCACTTTCTCTAAAATCACCTTACCAGATGGTTCAACGGGCACTGTCGATTTCAGTTCAGCGGTTGATATTCACAAATGGGGTGCTTTCGGTCAGGTAAGTCACTCATTTGTTCAAGGACGATTGCTGCTTTCATTGGGCGCTCGAGTTGATGGAAACAGCTACTCTACTCAAATGGCGAAGACATATGAAACATTTTCGCCCCGTTTCTCCATCTCCTACGCCATCAACGATCAACTCAATTTGAACGCGAATGTTGGACGCTATTTTCAGTTGCCGCCATACACCACGCTTGGTTTCAGAAATAATAGCGGAACGCTTGCAAACAAGGACAATGGACTCAAATACATTGCTTCTAATCATGCAGTTTTAGGTGGAGAATTCGTCACCAAAACGGGACTAAAGGTCTCGGTTGAAGGATTCTTCAAATACTGGGAGAATTATCCGTTTTTGGTTCGCGACAGCATTTCATTGGCCAACCTTGGAGCTGATTTTGGTGTGATCGGGAATGCAGAGGTCAAGTCCGATAATCAAGGCCGCGCTTACGGAGTGGAAGTTTTGGTCCAACAAAAACTCTGGAAGAATTTCTACGGAATTCTTGCTTACACATGGGTTCGCAGCGAGTTTCAGGATTACAAAGGCGATTTCATTCCGTCATCTTGGGATGCGCAACATTTGATTTCGCTCACAGGTGGATACAAATTCAAGCGAAACTGGGAGTTAGGTTTAAGATGGCGCTTCACAGGAGGTTCTCCGTACACACCTGCTGACGAAGAAACATCTGCCATAATTCCCGTTTGGAATTTGAACCGAGGCGCCATTCGCGATTATTCGCAGCTGAACGGTGAAAGACTAAAACCTGCGCACTTCCTTGATCTGCGAGTAGACAAGAAATGGTTCTTCAAAAAATGGGCGCTCAATTTGTATTTGGACGTTCAGAATGTGTACGCTTTCAAGGCGCAGCAACCGCCTAGTTATGTTCTAAGAAAAGATGCTGACGGAAATGCTCTTATCGACCCGAACGATTCATCTCGCTATCAGTTGGATAAGGTCAAAAACACCACGGGAACAGTGCTACCTTCGTTCGGGATAATTATTGAAATTTAG
- a CDS encoding class A beta-lactamase-related serine hydrolase, with protein MARWIGVVGLIVAVAIASFYVGHSGVLLKKENVESRPVSAQTQETRVPGKHKFINPLLECDSYTPSDALKDKQLRSKLNEFTKEIIHDGRVNSISVYYRDLNNGPWIGINEKEVFSPASLLKVTFLIGALKYSEVKPEFLQKQIVFDSESIDEYTANISDEMIELGKSYRVLDLLERMIIKSDNNAKNLILRELVSAGFTKVLWADLGMEEPNASTPDDFLTIKEYSSFFRILYNSTYLSQENSQLALEILSRSNFKDGLRAGLPEGTIVSSKFGERGSVDSDIKQLHDCGIIYDDKSPYLLCVMTRGNDWQQQAQVIKDISTIVFENR; from the coding sequence ATGGCTAGATGGATTGGAGTGGTAGGGTTAATTGTCGCAGTAGCGATAGCCTCGTTTTACGTTGGGCATTCGGGAGTGCTGCTTAAGAAAGAAAACGTTGAATCTCGGCCTGTTTCTGCACAAACTCAAGAGACGCGCGTTCCTGGAAAACATAAGTTCATCAATCCCTTGCTCGAGTGTGACAGCTACACTCCGTCTGATGCGCTGAAAGACAAACAGCTTAGATCCAAGTTGAATGAATTCACTAAGGAGATAATTCATGATGGTCGAGTGAACTCTATTTCTGTTTATTACAGAGACTTGAACAATGGACCGTGGATAGGGATAAATGAGAAAGAAGTATTTTCTCCAGCCAGCCTTCTTAAAGTCACTTTTCTGATTGGAGCCTTAAAATATTCAGAAGTTAAACCTGAATTCCTACAAAAGCAAATTGTTTTTGATTCGGAGTCTATTGATGAATATACGGCCAACATCAGCGATGAAATGATTGAATTAGGCAAAAGTTATCGCGTGCTTGATTTGTTGGAGCGTATGATTATAAAATCTGATAATAATGCCAAGAATCTTATTTTGAGGGAGTTGGTTTCCGCTGGATTCACAAAAGTTCTCTGGGCTGATCTTGGTATGGAAGAACCGAATGCTTCAACACCTGATGATTTCCTTACTATAAAGGAGTATTCGTCATTTTTCAGAATACTCTATAACTCAACTTATCTGTCGCAGGAAAATTCACAATTGGCGCTTGAAATATTGTCTCGTTCCAACTTCAAAGATGGATTAAGGGCTGGTCTTCCTGAGGGAACTATCGTTTCAAGTAAGTTCGGAGAACGCGGTTCGGTAGACTCAGATATAAAACAATTGCACGATTGTGGAATCATATACGATGACAAATCTCCTTATCTGTTATGCGTTATGACCAGAGGAAATGATTGGCAACAACAGGCTCAGGTAATCAAAGATATTTCAACAATCGTCTTCGAAAATCGTTGA